The Curtobacterium sp. MCSS17_015 genomic sequence AGTTGCGGACCTTCATCCGGACCTCCTTGTTGAGAACTGTTTTCATCTACCATACTGCACATGCCCGTCGCCCCGATCACCCTCGTCTCCGCACTCCACGACGTCGACGCCGCCCGCATCGCCGCGCGCCTGTCCGACGGCCACCGGTTGCACGCCCCGGGCAGCGCGCTGGCCGCGGCCCGCACGATCGCGGACCGGGCGGAGCGCCTCGGTGACGTCTGCGGCCCCGGTGCCCGACACTCGCTGGTCGTCACCCTGCCGGTCGGTACCGATGCGCGGGCCGTCGGCATGATGCTCGCGAACGCAGCCCGGGCCGAGACCGGCGACGACCGGGTGCTCCGGCACGTGGTGTCCGTCCTGCGTGCCGACGAGGTCGAGCACCTGCTCTGGTCCGGCGTCGACGACGCGTTCGTTGCCGGGGAGCGGCTCGCGGCGCTGGTCGAGTACGCGACCGTCATCGTGCTGGACCGAACCGAGCGGCTACCGCCCGCGCGCCGACGCGCCCTCGTCGCCCTGGTGCACCGGTGCGCACCGCAGGCCGTGGTCCTCGCCGACGCCCGGGTGCGGACCGCCGAGGACCTGCCGGCCTCGAACGGCGGGGCGGCACGGGTACTGGCGGGTGGAGCCGGGTGGATGCGCGCCCTGTCGAGCGGCGCGGACGAGGTCCGGCCACGCACGCTCGACGGACTCGTCTCCTTCCGGTACCGGGACCCGCTGCCGTTCCACCCGGCCCGGCTCGCCGACGTCGTCGAACACGACCTGGCCGCCGGACCGGCCGGCCGGGTGCTCCGGTCCCGTGGCTTCTTCCGTCTCGCCTCCCGACCCGACCACGTCGGCTCCTGGTCGAGCGTCGGCGCGATGCTCGCCCTCGACCCGACCGCGAACCCGTCCTGGGACGAGGACGCCCCGATCGGGCAGGCACTGTGGTTCGTCGGCGAGGACCTGGACGTCGACCGCGTCACACGAGCCCTCGACGGAGCGCTCATCACCCCGACCGAGCTGCTGGCGGGTCCGGGCCTCTGGCGCTCCTGGGCCGACCCGTTCCCGGTCTGGCCGGCGCTGGACCGCGGCGAGTGACGGCCCAGCGGCGGCAGGACGGCGGCTGCGCGGCCCGGATCAGCGACCTCGATCGGCCGCCGGCTCCGGCTTCGCCGCGTCCACGACACCGAAGGGCAGATCGCCGAGGTCCAGGTGCGGGTTCGTGTCCTGCGTGCGGACGAGTTCACGTGCCTCGTGGCTGGTCTCCACCGCAGGCATCGACCCCGGGAGCGGGCGCTGCGAGGACTCCTTCATGCACAACACGCCAACCGCGCCGAGGACGCTCGTGGCCATGAGGAAGTAGGCCGGCGCGAGGTCGTCACCCGTGGCGTCGAGGAGCGCCTGCACGATGAGGGGCGTCGTCCCGCCGAACACCGCGATCGCGATGTTGTAGGCGAAGCCCATCCCGCCGTAGCGCGTCGAAGTGGGGAAGAGCGCGGGCAGCGAAGCCGCCTGGTTCGACACCCACAGCGCGGTCATGAGCGCCAGCAGCGCGAGGCCGAGGAGCGTCGACCACTGCTCACCGACACCGATGAGCACGAACGCCGGCAGCACGAGCACGATGGTCGTCGCAGCGCCGATCCACATCACGGTGCGGCGACCGAGGCGGTCGGACAGACGACCGGTCAACGGGAGCATGAGCGCGAGGAGCACGAGCACCGGGATCGTCAGCAGCGTGCCGTCGATGGCGGAGTAGCCGAGCGAGTTCGTGAGGTAGGTCGGCATGTAGGACGTCAGGGCGTACCCGACGGTGTTCGACGCCGCGACGAGCATCACGGCGATGACGATCGGCCGCCAGTACTGCCGGACCATCGCGAACACCGAGGCCGGGCGTCCCTCGGCGTCGGCACGGGCTTCGGTGGATGCCTCCTGCGCCGCCTGAGTCGCCTGGAACACCGGGGACTCCTCGATGCGCAGGCGGAAGTACACCGCGACGACCCCGATCACACCGGCGAGCAGGAACGGCAGACGCCAGCCCCACGCCGTCATCGTCTCCTCGCCGAGCCCGACCTGGAGGCCCGTGACGACCGCTGCGCCGAGCGCGAAGCCCATGTAGCTGCCGAGGTCGAGGAAACTCGCGAAGAACCCGCGGCGACGGTCGGGCGCGTACTCGGTGATGAACGTGGTGGCGCCGGCGTACTCACCGCCGGTCGAGAATCCCTGCAGCAGCTTCAGCACGACGAGCAGCACCGGTGCCACCGCTCCGACGAGCGCGTAGTCGGGTAGTACGCCGATGAGCACGGTCGATGTGGCCATCATGATGAGCGTCGTGGCCAGGACCTTCTGCCGTCCGATCCG encodes the following:
- a CDS encoding GTP-binding protein codes for the protein MPVAPITLVSALHDVDAARIAARLSDGHRLHAPGSALAAARTIADRAERLGDVCGPGARHSLVVTLPVGTDARAVGMMLANAARAETGDDRVLRHVVSVLRADEVEHLLWSGVDDAFVAGERLAALVEYATVIVLDRTERLPPARRRALVALVHRCAPQAVVLADARVRTAEDLPASNGGAARVLAGGAGWMRALSSGADEVRPRTLDGLVSFRYRDPLPFHPARLADVVEHDLAAGPAGRVLRSRGFFRLASRPDHVGSWSSVGAMLALDPTANPSWDEDAPIGQALWFVGEDLDVDRVTRALDGALITPTELLAGPGLWRSWADPFPVWPALDRGE
- a CDS encoding MFS transporter produces the protein MGSDPSSTERPDTRNDGSSARRERRPARRLRESDVTVVDKGMMRRAVGGMVVGNTMEWYDVGVYGYLAVTMGRVFLPEAEPGVQILFSLGVFAATYIARPLGGIVFGRLGDRIGRQKVLATTLIMMATSTVLIGVLPDYALVGAVAPVLLVVLKLLQGFSTGGEYAGATTFITEYAPDRRRGFFASFLDLGSYMGFALGAAVVTGLQVGLGEETMTAWGWRLPFLLAGVIGVVAVYFRLRIEESPVFQATQAAQEASTEARADAEGRPASVFAMVRQYWRPIVIAVMLVAASNTVGYALTSYMPTYLTNSLGYSAIDGTLLTIPVLVLLALMLPLTGRLSDRLGRRTVMWIGAATTIVLVLPAFVLIGVGEQWSTLLGLALLALMTALWVSNQAASLPALFPTSTRYGGMGFAYNIAIAVFGGTTPLIVQALLDATGDDLAPAYFLMATSVLGAVGVLCMKESSQRPLPGSMPAVETSHEARELVRTQDTNPHLDLGDLPFGVVDAAKPEPAADRGR